One window from the genome of Haladaptatus paucihalophilus DX253 encodes:
- a CDS encoding pantoate kinase, which yields MSDEVGRAFVPGHITGFFSIHEADDPERAGSRGAGLTLSEGVTVTVEPAAETSIELNGEFAAVESGRRVLDELDETARISAETTLPLGSGFGVSGAVALGTAYAANDVFGDGRSENELVTLAHKAEVAAGTGLGDVVAQARGGIPIRLEPGGPEHNRLDGVPTRATVEYLSLGELSTAEVLSGSTNRLSRAGVDALVALVNQPTLQTFMAESNAFAERTGLLTDEVRAVIDDVHAAGGYASMAMLGETVFALDTGLSDAGYDARACKTHHAGATVLE from the coding sequence ATGAGCGACGAGGTTGGTCGCGCGTTCGTTCCCGGCCACATCACGGGGTTTTTCAGCATTCACGAGGCCGACGACCCCGAACGGGCGGGGTCTCGCGGGGCGGGGCTGACGCTTTCGGAGGGAGTCACCGTGACCGTCGAACCGGCCGCGGAGACGAGTATCGAACTGAACGGCGAGTTCGCGGCCGTCGAATCCGGGCGACGCGTGTTGGACGAACTGGACGAGACGGCACGCATCTCGGCCGAGACGACCCTCCCGCTCGGTTCGGGGTTCGGCGTCTCGGGCGCGGTCGCGCTCGGAACCGCGTACGCCGCGAACGACGTCTTCGGCGACGGACGCTCCGAGAACGAACTCGTGACGCTCGCGCACAAGGCGGAGGTCGCAGCGGGAACCGGACTCGGCGACGTGGTGGCACAGGCGCGCGGCGGAATCCCCATCCGACTCGAACCCGGCGGACCCGAACACAACCGTCTCGACGGCGTGCCGACGCGGGCGACCGTCGAGTATCTCTCGCTCGGTGAACTGTCCACCGCCGAGGTGCTCTCGGGGAGCACGAACCGACTCTCGCGGGCGGGCGTGGACGCGCTCGTCGCGTTGGTGAACCAACCGACGCTGCAGACGTTCATGGCAGAATCGAACGCCTTCGCGGAACGGACCGGCCTGCTCACCGACGAGGTTCGGGCGGTCATCGACGACGTTCACGCGGCGGGTGGGTACGCCTCGATGGCGATGCTGGGTGAAACCGTCTTCGCGCTCGATACGGGCCTCTCCGATGCGGGGTACGACGCACGCGCCTGCAAAACGCACCACGCCGGAGCGACGGTGCTCGAATAG
- a CDS encoding cell division protein SepF → MGFMDKILGETPSGSAGDYVELDLDDFDAAPDESQTSVHIAEIQGQQDVIAIKDAVYDGDIVIADITRLRTQDTTVERITDELQQVAREVNGDIVQKGDDQLIVTPTSVSISRTKLGRD, encoded by the coding sequence ATGGGATTCATGGATAAAATTCTCGGCGAGACTCCATCCGGGAGTGCCGGGGATTATGTCGAGCTCGATTTGGACGACTTCGATGCTGCACCCGACGAATCGCAAACCAGCGTCCATATCGCCGAAATTCAGGGCCAACAGGACGTCATCGCCATCAAGGACGCCGTGTACGACGGCGACATCGTTATCGCTGACATCACACGACTTCGAACGCAGGATACCACCGTCGAACGAATCACGGACGAACTACAACAGGTCGCCCGCGAAGTCAACGGCGATATCGTTCAGAAAGGCGACGACCAACTCATCGTGACGCCCACTAGCGTCAGTATCAGCCGAACAAAACTCGGTCGGGATTAG
- a CDS encoding DUF5611 family protein: protein MKEYKMRRGEHLEDRMPDLKASIEDYFGPVTGTEEFNGHELYVVEEPDNPVFERIVAGAASYSGKKDKLAVHFEERPAEDVIAEGNADAAADAVSKKNEFLLEATGRDAKARRDSLKRTVEDDADAPDNV, encoded by the coding sequence ATGAAAGAATACAAAATGCGACGCGGTGAGCATCTCGAAGACCGAATGCCCGACCTGAAAGCGAGCATCGAGGACTACTTCGGTCCCGTAACGGGGACGGAGGAGTTCAACGGGCACGAACTCTACGTGGTCGAGGAACCCGACAATCCGGTGTTCGAGCGGATCGTCGCCGGTGCGGCATCGTACAGCGGCAAGAAAGACAAACTCGCCGTTCACTTCGAAGAGCGACCGGCCGAGGACGTCATCGCGGAAGGAAACGCTGACGCTGCTGCCGACGCGGTAAGCAAGAAAAACGAATTCCTCCTCGAAGCGACCGGCCGCGACGCGAAAGCACGCCGCGATTCGCTGAAGCGAACCGTCGAGGACGATGCGGATGCGCCGGATAACGTCTAA
- a CDS encoding 2-oxoacid:acceptor oxidoreductase subunit alpha — protein sequence MMQDLNWAIGGEAGDGIDSTGKIFAQALSRAGRHVFTSKDFASRIRGGYTAYKIRSSTDRVESVVDRLDILVALTQRTIDENLDELHEDSVIIYDGERTEMEDVDIPEEMIGLAVPLRSLAKDAGGTIMQNTVALGAACEVANFPIENLDSALDKKFGAKGEAIVENNKEAARLGQEYVQEEYDYDFEYDVETTDNDYVLLNGDEAIGMGAIAAGCRFYSGYPITPATNVMEYLTGRIEHFGGTVMQAEDELSAINMALGAARAGARSMTATSGPGIDLMTETFGLIAQSETPLVICDVMRSGPSTGMPTKQEQGDLNMTLYGGHGEIPRFVVAPTNVAECFHKTVEAFNFAEKYQTPVFLLADLAMAVTEQTFSPEEFDMDSVEIERGNIVDEDDIEAWTDEKDRFQPHFPTADGISPRAFPGTKGGAHMSTGLEHNALGRRTEDTEIRVEQVDKRNRKVETAQEEEDWSPREFGDEDADTLVISWGSNEGPMREALDFLEEDDVSVRFLSVPYIFPRPDLTEDIESADTVIVVECNETGQFANVLEHDALTRVERINKYNGIRFKADELADDIKAKLGQEVEA from the coding sequence GTGATGCAAGACCTGAACTGGGCCATCGGCGGCGAAGCCGGCGATGGAATCGATTCGACCGGGAAAATCTTTGCGCAGGCACTCTCCCGAGCGGGCCGACATGTCTTCACGTCGAAGGATTTCGCGTCCCGTATTCGAGGGGGCTACACCGCGTACAAGATCCGGTCGTCTACCGACCGAGTCGAGAGCGTCGTCGACCGACTGGACATCCTCGTGGCACTGACCCAGCGGACCATCGACGAGAACCTCGACGAACTTCACGAGGACAGCGTGATCATCTACGACGGGGAACGGACGGAGATGGAGGACGTCGACATCCCCGAGGAGATGATCGGATTGGCCGTTCCGCTCCGCAGTCTGGCGAAGGACGCGGGTGGAACCATCATGCAGAACACCGTCGCGCTCGGTGCGGCGTGTGAAGTGGCGAACTTCCCCATCGAGAACCTCGACAGCGCGCTCGACAAGAAGTTCGGCGCGAAGGGTGAGGCCATCGTCGAGAACAACAAGGAAGCCGCCCGTCTCGGACAGGAGTACGTCCAGGAGGAGTACGACTACGACTTCGAGTACGACGTGGAAACGACGGACAACGACTACGTCCTGCTCAACGGTGACGAGGCCATCGGCATGGGTGCTATCGCCGCTGGCTGTCGCTTCTACTCCGGCTACCCCATCACGCCCGCGACGAACGTCATGGAGTATCTCACGGGCCGAATCGAGCACTTCGGCGGCACGGTGATGCAGGCCGAGGACGAACTGTCGGCCATCAACATGGCGCTCGGCGCGGCGCGCGCTGGCGCACGCTCGATGACGGCGACGTCCGGTCCGGGTATCGACCTGATGACCGAGACGTTCGGTCTCATCGCACAGAGCGAGACGCCGCTCGTCATCTGCGACGTGATGCGCTCCGGTCCCTCGACCGGGATGCCGACGAAACAGGAACAGGGCGACCTGAACATGACGCTGTACGGCGGCCACGGCGAGATTCCGCGGTTCGTCGTCGCGCCGACGAACGTCGCCGAGTGTTTCCACAAGACCGTCGAGGCGTTCAACTTCGCCGAGAAGTACCAGACCCCCGTCTTCCTGCTCGCCGACCTCGCCATGGCCGTCACCGAGCAGACGTTCTCGCCCGAGGAGTTCGACATGGATTCCGTCGAAATCGAGCGCGGAAACATCGTGGACGAGGACGACATCGAGGCGTGGACGGACGAGAAGGACCGGTTCCAGCCCCACTTCCCGACCGCTGACGGCATCAGCCCGCGCGCGTTCCCCGGAACGAAGGGCGGTGCCCACATGTCCACCGGTCTCGAACACAATGCGCTCGGTCGGCGGACCGAGGACACCGAAATCCGCGTCGAGCAGGTCGACAAGCGAAACCGCAAGGTCGAGACGGCACAGGAAGAAGAAGACTGGAGTCCGCGCGAGTTCGGCGACGAAGACGCCGACACGCTCGTCATCTCGTGGGGGTCGAACGAAGGGCCGATGCGCGAAGCCCTCGACTTCCTCGAAGAGGACGACGTGAGCGTTCGGTTCCTCTCGGTTCCGTACATCTTCCCCCGCCCCGACCTCACCGAGGACATCGAGTCCGCGGACACCGTCATCGTGGTCGAGTGTAACGAAACCGGGCAGTTCGCCAACGTTCTCGAACACGACGCGCTCACTCGTGTCGAGCGGATAAACAAGTACAACGGTATTCGATTCAAGGCCGACGAGTTGGCCGACGACATCAAAGCGAAACTCGGACAGGAGGTAGAAGCATGA
- a CDS encoding 2-oxoacid:ferredoxin oxidoreductase subunit beta, protein MSSEVRFTDFKSDKQPTWCPGCGDFGTMNGMMKALAETGNSPDDTFVVAGIGCSGKIGTFMHSYAIHGVHGRALPVGTGVKLANPDLEVMVAGGDGDGYSIGVGHFIHAVRRNVDMSYVVMDNRIYGLTKGQASPTSREDFETSTTPEGPQQPPVNPLALALSAGATFIAQSFSTDAQRHAEIVQKAIEHDGFGFVNVFSPCVTFNDVDTYDYFRDSIVDLADEGHDPHDYEAAKEKILDASKEYQGVIYQDEDSVPYSELHGIEGNMSEIPDGAPEDAMDLVREFY, encoded by the coding sequence ATGAGTTCAGAGGTTCGATTCACCGACTTCAAGTCGGACAAGCAACCGACGTGGTGTCCCGGATGCGGCGACTTCGGGACGATGAACGGGATGATGAAGGCACTCGCCGAAACCGGCAACAGCCCGGACGACACGTTCGTCGTCGCGGGTATCGGCTGTTCCGGAAAAATCGGGACGTTCATGCACTCCTACGCGATTCACGGCGTGCACGGGCGTGCGCTTCCCGTCGGCACCGGCGTCAAACTCGCCAACCCCGACCTCGAAGTGATGGTCGCGGGCGGCGACGGTGACGGCTACTCCATCGGTGTGGGTCACTTTATCCACGCCGTGCGCCGGAACGTGGACATGTCCTACGTCGTCATGGACAACCGCATCTACGGGCTGACGAAGGGACAGGCCTCGCCGACCAGCCGCGAGGACTTCGAGACGAGTACGACGCCGGAAGGCCCGCAACAGCCCCCGGTCAACCCGCTCGCCCTCGCCCTCTCGGCGGGTGCGACGTTCATCGCACAGTCCTTCTCGACCGACGCACAGCGACACGCCGAAATCGTCCAGAAGGCCATCGAGCACGACGGCTTCGGCTTCGTGAACGTCTTCTCGCCCTGCGTCACGTTCAACGACGTGGACACGTACGACTACTTCCGCGACTCCATCGTCGACCTCGCGGACGAGGGTCACGACCCGCACGACTACGAGGCGGCCAAAGAGAAGATTCTCGACGCCAGCAAGGAGTATCAGGGCGTCATCTACCAGGACGAAGATAGCGTTCCGTACAGCGAACTCCACGGCATCGAGGGCAACATGTCCGAGATTCCCGACGGCGCACCCGAGGACGCGATGGACCTCGTGCGCGAGTTCTACTGA
- a CDS encoding glycoside hydrolase 5 family protein: MNVRMWEGNPTRRGVLRFGAVAAGVGVAGSSGRRTESDVDCLSGDRGTNGEADAPVDVRGAIYFPSRAYNTFQMWHGYDPDVIERDLCYASRINLNALRVWLSFETWRREPLRFGLRLEHFLTTAANHGLRVLLGIFEGIGLNPTERQLQNTDPLTARPVFSPSREIMEQRARWHLPRRFIRWFMERHRDDSRLLAIELMNEPGWKPWKMRFARAMFRTLADQRGRVPLSVGSTNIPNNRDYRTWGSEVYQCHKNFAHTEGQYRRLLRRINATERRTGRPVWLTEWQRLAPPRKGTGTHPPNYASLAPLIRRAGVGNFFWSLMVKPAYQVYRREQGLISGIFHEDGTVWSADDARAIKAMSGDPTFSGEERPEWPSWAESVRNAVTD, from the coding sequence TTGAACGTTCGGATGTGGGAGGGGAATCCGACGCGGCGAGGAGTACTTCGATTCGGCGCGGTAGCGGCCGGTGTCGGCGTGGCGGGGAGTTCCGGCCGACGAACCGAGAGCGACGTTGATTGTCTGTCCGGGGACCGCGGGACGAACGGCGAAGCGGACGCTCCGGTCGACGTTCGCGGAGCCATCTACTTCCCGTCCAGAGCGTACAACACGTTCCAGATGTGGCACGGCTACGACCCCGACGTCATCGAACGCGACCTCTGCTATGCGAGTCGGATTAACCTGAACGCGCTGCGGGTGTGGCTGAGTTTCGAAACGTGGCGGCGCGAGCCGTTGCGGTTCGGACTCCGACTCGAACACTTCCTGACGACGGCGGCGAACCACGGCCTCCGGGTCCTGCTCGGCATCTTCGAAGGTATCGGGTTGAATCCCACGGAACGCCAACTGCAAAACACCGACCCGCTCACCGCTCGGCCGGTGTTCTCGCCGTCGCGGGAGATCATGGAACAGCGAGCGCGCTGGCACCTGCCGCGACGGTTCATCCGGTGGTTCATGGAACGCCACCGCGACGATTCGCGCCTGCTGGCCATCGAACTGATGAACGAACCCGGCTGGAAGCCGTGGAAGATGCGGTTCGCGCGGGCGATGTTCCGAACGCTCGCCGACCAGCGCGGACGCGTCCCGCTGTCGGTCGGTTCGACGAACATCCCGAACAACCGGGACTACCGAACGTGGGGGAGCGAAGTGTACCAGTGCCACAAGAACTTCGCCCACACCGAAGGGCAGTACCGTCGGTTGCTTCGCCGTATCAACGCGACCGAGCGTCGGACCGGTCGCCCCGTCTGGCTGACGGAGTGGCAGCGACTCGCACCGCCCCGAAAGGGAACCGGAACACATCCGCCGAACTACGCGTCGCTCGCTCCCTTGATTCGGCGGGCGGGCGTCGGCAACTTCTTCTGGTCGCTCATGGTCAAACCCGCGTATCAGGTCTATCGCCGAGAACAGGGATTGATAAGCGGAATATTCCACGAGGACGGCACGGTCTGGAGCGCGGACGATGCCCGGGCCATCAAAGCGATGTCGGGCGACCCCACTTTTTCGGGCGAGGAACGCCCCGAATGGCCGTCGTGGGCCGAGTCCGTTCGGAACGCCGTCACCGACTAG
- the aspS gene encoding aspartate--tRNA(Asn) ligase — translation MQNRTYTADAEPGETVTVAGWVHEIRDLGGIAFLIVRDTTGKIQVKFEKDDMDEELVETGLGVNRESVVEITGDVKEEPRAPTDVEIVPTDVAVIAEAEPELPLDPSGKVDADLSTRLDNRTLDARKEDVEAVFKIRGEVLRAVRETFRDLGCSEINTPKIVATGTEGGTELFPITYFGEEAFMNQSPQLFKQLMVGSGLERVFEIGPIFRAEEHNTPRHLNEATSIDFESAFYDHNEAMDACEAVVKAAYEGVAENCQDELDALDIDFEVPEGDFPRLTYEEAIERINATGELDEMLVWGDDLPTEGEKALGEDVGTHYFITDWPSEIKPFYIKDHDDDEELSTGFDMMHPRMELVSGGQREHRYDRLVEGFEQQGLDPEAFDYYTKMFKYGMPPHAGWGLGGERLIMTMLGLDNIREAVLFPRDRQRLSP, via the coding sequence ATGCAGAACCGAACCTACACCGCGGATGCCGAACCCGGCGAGACCGTCACGGTCGCTGGCTGGGTCCACGAAATCCGCGACCTCGGCGGTATCGCGTTCCTCATCGTCCGCGACACGACGGGGAAGATTCAGGTCAAGTTCGAGAAAGACGACATGGACGAGGAGCTCGTCGAGACCGGCCTCGGCGTCAACCGCGAGAGCGTCGTCGAAATCACGGGCGACGTGAAAGAAGAACCGCGCGCGCCGACGGACGTCGAAATCGTCCCGACGGACGTGGCGGTCATCGCGGAGGCCGAACCGGAACTCCCGCTCGACCCCAGCGGCAAGGTCGATGCCGACCTCTCGACGCGTCTCGACAACCGAACGCTCGACGCGCGCAAAGAAGATGTCGAGGCCGTGTTCAAGATTCGCGGCGAAGTGCTCCGCGCAGTGCGCGAGACGTTCCGCGACCTCGGTTGCAGCGAAATCAACACGCCGAAAATCGTGGCGACGGGGACGGAGGGCGGAACGGAACTGTTCCCCATCACCTACTTCGGCGAGGAGGCGTTCATGAACCAGTCGCCGCAGCTGTTCAAACAGCTCATGGTCGGTTCGGGTCTCGAACGCGTCTTCGAAATCGGTCCCATATTCCGCGCGGAAGAGCACAACACGCCGCGCCACCTGAACGAAGCGACCAGCATCGACTTCGAGAGCGCGTTTTACGACCATAACGAGGCGATGGACGCCTGTGAAGCGGTCGTCAAGGCCGCCTACGAGGGCGTCGCCGAGAACTGTCAGGACGAACTCGACGCGCTCGACATCGACTTCGAAGTGCCCGAGGGCGACTTCCCGCGACTTACCTACGAGGAGGCCATCGAGCGCATCAACGCCACCGGCGAACTCGACGAGATGCTCGTCTGGGGCGACGACCTGCCGACCGAGGGCGAGAAGGCGCTCGGCGAGGACGTGGGCACCCACTACTTCATCACCGACTGGCCCAGCGAAATCAAGCCGTTCTACATCAAGGACCACGACGACGACGAGGAGCTTTCGACCGGTTTCGACATGATGCATCCGCGCATGGAACTCGTCTCCGGCGGGCAGCGTGAACACCGCTACGACCGCCTCGTCGAAGGGTTCGAACAGCAGGGACTGGACCCCGAGGCGTTCGACTACTACACGAAGATGTTCAAGTACGGCATGCCGCCGCACGCCGGGTGGGGTCTCGGCGGCGAGCGTCTCATCATGACGATGCTCGGGTTGGACAACATTCGAGAGGCTGTTCTGTTCCCACGAGATAGACAGCGGTTGAGTCCGTAG
- a CDS encoding digeranylgeranylglycerophospholipid reductase, which produces MSDHFDVIIAGAGPAGAQCARDLAQRGYDVVVLEAEKEDTFPRQSNKSTAGTFSSMMAAFGIPDDVVMNFTDNVVLESPNEHFVQAQPGAVLEFADFKRFLVADGRDEGAEYWFDARVSKPIMSGNEIVGVRYAGDQEVYGDIIIDATGPSAPLAKSLGVTNLKRENQAIGVEFEMKGVDVDADGYADLTDAMMLRLDHDLAPGGYSWIFHTGEDTAKVGLCYIQNESHHDYAKEGMGIDDYLQHWLDTDPRFENAERMEGKQHRGSAHIQMPGGLSTDNFMAIGDTVPTIDPLWGEGIHTGMKSARAAAITADRCFMTSASDTSAEKMSIYDNLWHGDVAPQMRTRLLMTQLLYLAENERYDTLIRDLKQLSHEMRANANNGKLRGIMKLLHWEDIPLLKRFARERLPM; this is translated from the coding sequence ATGAGCGACCATTTCGACGTTATCATCGCGGGCGCTGGCCCGGCCGGTGCACAGTGTGCCCGGGATTTGGCCCAACGGGGCTACGATGTCGTCGTCCTCGAAGCCGAAAAGGAAGACACGTTCCCGCGCCAGAGCAACAAGTCCACGGCCGGGACGTTCTCGTCCATGATGGCGGCGTTCGGCATCCCGGACGACGTGGTGATGAACTTCACCGACAACGTGGTCCTCGAATCGCCGAACGAACACTTCGTCCAGGCACAACCCGGTGCCGTCCTCGAATTCGCCGATTTCAAGCGGTTTTTGGTGGCGGACGGTCGGGACGAGGGTGCCGAATACTGGTTCGACGCCCGCGTCTCGAAGCCCATCATGAGCGGCAACGAAATCGTCGGCGTCCGCTACGCCGGGGACCAAGAGGTGTACGGCGACATCATCATCGACGCGACCGGTCCGAGCGCGCCGCTCGCAAAGAGTCTCGGCGTGACCAACCTGAAGCGCGAGAATCAGGCCATCGGCGTCGAGTTCGAGATGAAAGGCGTCGATGTGGACGCCGACGGCTATGCGGACCTCACCGACGCGATGATGCTTCGACTCGACCACGACCTCGCGCCGGGCGGCTACTCGTGGATTTTCCACACCGGAGAGGACACCGCGAAGGTCGGCCTCTGTTACATCCAAAACGAGAGCCACCACGACTACGCCAAGGAGGGAATGGGTATCGACGATTACCTCCAACACTGGTTGGACACCGACCCGCGGTTCGAGAACGCGGAACGGATGGAAGGCAAACAACACCGCGGGTCCGCCCACATCCAGATGCCCGGCGGCCTCTCCACGGACAACTTCATGGCCATCGGCGACACCGTGCCGACCATCGACCCGCTCTGGGGTGAGGGGATTCACACCGGCATGAAATCCGCGCGAGCGGCGGCGATAACCGCTGATCGCTGTTTCATGACCAGCGCATCGGACACCTCCGCGGAGAAGATGTCGATATACGACAATCTCTGGCACGGCGACGTCGCGCCGCAGATGCGGACGCGACTGCTGATGACGCAACTGCTCTATCTCGCCGAGAACGAGCGCTACGACACGCTGATTCGTGACCTCAAGCAACTCAGCCACGAGATGCGTGCGAACGCGAACAACGGGAAACTTCGCGGCATCATGAAGCTCCTCCACTGGGAGGACATCCCGCTCCTCAAGCGATTCGCCAGAGAACGGCTCCCGATGTAA
- a CDS encoding FAD-dependent oxidoreductase, translated as MDGTEVEVKSVRNVGAGTIALEIESPPGFDARPGQFLQVAGIVDGEEITRHYTLSSPTATETFEITVGIDPDGDLSPWLAEREAGDTVSIAGPFGRSYYEGEARVIVLAGGPGIGPAVGIGERALADGNDATIVYRDDEPAHEDRLRELEADGATVVLTEEAVSESEEVRTVLSRADGRSFVYGFADFLSDALDVLAATGHDPDEAKTENFG; from the coding sequence ATGGATGGAACCGAAGTCGAAGTGAAATCGGTGAGAAATGTCGGAGCAGGGACGATTGCGCTGGAGATCGAGTCACCGCCGGGATTCGACGCCCGTCCCGGACAGTTCCTCCAGGTCGCTGGAATCGTAGACGGTGAGGAAATCACGCGCCACTACACGCTCTCGTCGCCGACCGCGACGGAGACGTTCGAAATTACGGTGGGAATCGACCCGGACGGGGACCTCAGTCCGTGGCTCGCGGAGCGCGAGGCCGGAGACACGGTGTCCATCGCGGGTCCCTTCGGTCGGTCGTACTACGAGGGCGAAGCCCGCGTCATCGTCCTCGCGGGTGGGCCGGGCATCGGTCCGGCCGTCGGAATCGGGGAGCGCGCGTTGGCGGACGGAAACGACGCGACAATCGTGTATCGGGACGACGAACCCGCCCACGAGGACCGACTTCGAGAGTTGGAAGCCGACGGTGCGACGGTCGTCCTGACGGAGGAGGCGGTGAGCGAGAGCGAGGAAGTACGGACCGTCCTCTCTCGCGCGGACGGACGGTCGTTCGTGTACGGGTTCGCCGACTTCCTCTCGGACGCTCTCGACGTTCTGGCAGCGACCGGACACGACCCGGACGAGGCGAAAACGGAAAACTTCGGCTAA
- a CDS encoding DUF7093 family protein, with protein sequence MGLRCSLIGHDYGESEIEREREEQGNEVVVTVREFEECQRCGNEKVVSENKEVTAIEEPEPTPEPIESKAADRQVEPPSETEIIDSSPTTEPGPESNPEPVSFNDDDFEPPESAEEDDGVILEDEDDEEADEGERGHGEWPEAEDTNVGDAEREPMEWPDTGMEDEGFDAQVSDGSDAEVSFGGSLTPESAPKMDDETEFVEAEPREETGFVRTTRPDPQTDTGFTRAREAPKPDQASESSVDAELVCPECGQFGGVASGSSLRAGDICPECRKGYLSEQE encoded by the coding sequence ATGGGTCTCAGATGTTCGCTGATAGGGCATGACTACGGTGAGTCCGAAATAGAGCGCGAGCGCGAAGAGCAGGGTAACGAAGTCGTCGTGACGGTCCGGGAGTTCGAGGAGTGTCAACGCTGTGGAAACGAGAAGGTGGTCAGCGAGAACAAGGAGGTGACGGCGATAGAGGAACCGGAACCCACGCCGGAACCCATCGAGAGCAAGGCGGCGGACCGACAGGTCGAACCACCGTCCGAGACGGAGATCATCGACTCCTCACCCACCACGGAGCCGGGTCCTGAATCGAACCCGGAGCCGGTGAGCTTCAACGACGACGACTTCGAGCCGCCGGAGAGCGCGGAGGAAGACGATGGCGTCATCCTCGAAGACGAGGACGACGAGGAAGCCGACGAGGGCGAACGCGGCCACGGCGAGTGGCCCGAGGCGGAAGATACGAACGTGGGCGACGCGGAGCGGGAACCGATGGAGTGGCCCGACACGGGGATGGAAGACGAAGGGTTCGATGCACAGGTCAGCGACGGAAGCGACGCCGAGGTGAGCTTCGGCGGGAGTTTGACACCCGAGAGCGCGCCGAAGATGGACGACGAGACGGAGTTCGTGGAGGCCGAACCGCGCGAGGAGACGGGATTCGTGCGAACCACGCGACCCGACCCGCAGACGGACACCGGTTTCACGCGGGCGCGGGAAGCGCCGAAGCCGGACCAAGCCTCGGAGTCGAGCGTCGACGCGGAACTCGTCTGCCCCGAATGCGGCCAGTTCGGTGGGGTAGCGTCGGGGTCCTCGCTTCGAGCGGGGGACATCTGTCCCGAGTGTCGAAAGGGATACCTAAGCGAGCAAGAGTAA
- a CDS encoding 4-phosphopantoate--beta-alanine ligase yields the protein MTDEVEIPEDHPRYQSLLTRHRIEEGVEKGITSKQGLIAEGRGESFDYLLGEETLPSADAAERAAAAQLLLAEHAVLSVNGNVAALVPGETVALAEATGADIEVNLFGRTEERMRAIADHLREHGATNVKGLAADARIPGLEHERGKVDEDGIYDADVVLVPLEDGDRAEALGEMGKTEIVIDLNPLSRSPRTAAIPIIDNIIRAVPNVTEHARDLADASRDELEAIVADFDREAVLDDAERAIRDV from the coding sequence ATGACCGACGAGGTGGAGATTCCCGAGGACCATCCGCGATACCAGTCGCTTCTCACGCGCCACCGAATCGAGGAGGGCGTCGAGAAGGGTATCACGAGCAAACAAGGACTCATCGCCGAAGGTCGCGGCGAGTCGTTCGACTACCTGCTCGGCGAGGAAACCCTCCCGAGCGCCGACGCGGCGGAGCGGGCGGCCGCGGCGCAACTGCTCCTCGCGGAGCACGCGGTGCTCTCGGTGAACGGAAACGTAGCGGCGCTCGTGCCGGGCGAAACCGTCGCCCTCGCCGAGGCGACCGGCGCGGACATCGAGGTGAACCTGTTCGGACGGACGGAAGAACGCATGCGGGCCATCGCCGACCACCTCCGTGAACACGGCGCGACGAACGTGAAGGGACTCGCCGCGGACGCTCGCATTCCCGGACTGGAACACGAGCGGGGGAAGGTGGACGAAGACGGGATTTACGATGCGGATGTCGTCCTCGTCCCGCTGGAGGACGGCGACCGGGCCGAAGCGCTCGGCGAGATGGGAAAGACGGAGATCGTCATCGACCTGAATCCGCTCTCGCGCTCGCCGCGAACCGCCGCGATTCCGATAATCGACAACATCATCCGCGCGGTGCCGAACGTAACGGAGCACGCCCGCGACCTCGCGGACGCGTCCCGCGACGAACTGGAAGCTATCGTCGCCGACTTCGACCGCGAAGCGGTCCTCGACGACGCTGAACGAGCGATACGGGACGTCTAG
- a CDS encoding MazG nucleotide pyrophosphohydrolase domain-containing protein, with product MDEQEAVAAFVAEHDLESDPAYRILDLAAEVGEIAADATKSTGWGDDPAALDVTEDELGDALFSLLAVANALDVDAGAALDDALEKYRRRIRETGTASSAEK from the coding sequence ATGGACGAACAAGAGGCGGTTGCCGCGTTCGTGGCGGAGCACGACCTGGAGAGCGACCCCGCGTATCGAATTCTCGATTTGGCCGCGGAGGTCGGGGAAATCGCGGCCGACGCGACGAAATCCACGGGATGGGGTGACGACCCGGCGGCGCTCGACGTGACGGAAGACGAACTCGGCGACGCGCTGTTCTCGTTGCTCGCGGTGGCGAACGCACTCGACGTGGACGCCGGAGCCGCGTTGGACGACGCGCTCGAAAAGTATCGCCGCCGGATTCGAGAGACGGGAACCGCGAGTTCGGCCGAAAAATAG